In one window of Leifsonia sp. NPDC080035 DNA:
- a CDS encoding CGNR zinc finger domain-containing protein, translated as MPTDSILPRSSGQWMDSGDGQRWWFDSGALSLDFAYTGGLDEPEHLEAHTVRDAEQLNDWLVERFPEVAPTAGEREFRDAVTLRSAIGRLARQASDGVALSPSDIDVVNLFAATPDIPPVLAGGARQAGRANARPHQALGSIARDAVRLFGPEVDGRIRECSAEDCSLVYLDTSRSGTRRWCSMQRCGNRAKVRAHRARAARAGAGAATPTRGE; from the coding sequence ATGCCGACCGACTCCATCCTTCCCCGCAGCTCCGGCCAGTGGATGGACTCGGGTGATGGACAGCGCTGGTGGTTCGATTCCGGCGCCCTCTCCCTCGACTTCGCGTATACCGGCGGCCTCGACGAGCCCGAGCACCTCGAGGCGCACACGGTCCGGGATGCGGAGCAGCTGAACGACTGGCTCGTCGAGCGCTTCCCCGAGGTCGCGCCGACCGCCGGCGAGCGCGAGTTCCGCGACGCCGTGACGCTCCGCAGCGCGATCGGCCGGCTCGCCCGCCAGGCGAGCGACGGCGTGGCCCTGTCGCCCTCGGACATCGACGTGGTCAACCTGTTCGCCGCGACGCCGGACATCCCGCCCGTCCTCGCCGGGGGCGCCCGCCAGGCCGGACGCGCGAACGCGCGCCCGCACCAGGCGCTCGGCAGCATCGCGCGGGACGCCGTCCGGCTGTTCGGGCCGGAGGTGGACGGCCGCATCCGCGAGTGCTCGGCCGAGGACTGCTCCCTCGTCTACCTGGACACCTCCCGCAGCGGCACCCGGCGCTGGTGCTCGATGCAGCGCTGCGGCAACCGGGCGAAGGTCCGCGCCCACCGCGCCCGCGCCGCGCGCGCCGGCGCCGGCGCCGCCACCCCGACCCGCGGCGAGTAG
- a CDS encoding fused MFS/spermidine synthase, with protein MPATPSNVPSVVLSESGYTASIEPDRFVPGAYQLIVDGTPQSHVNPDDPSQLFFEYVQRMGNVIDLIGEPGQPITAVHLGAGALTLPRYVAYTRPGSRQQVVELESRLVDLVREELPLPRYAQIRVRHGDAREVVGKLPTGLRGAVDLLVIDIFSGSRTPAHVTSVEFYRSAVSLLKPDGIVLVNVADGPPLSFARSQVSTLGAVVGNVAALAETQVLKGRRFGNVVLVGSDSPLPLEWLPRLLASGPHPAKAVAGAELRTFAAGAPIVTDATSVPSPPPARSIFQSGTRRD; from the coding sequence GTGCCGGCCACCCCCTCGAACGTCCCCTCCGTCGTCCTCTCCGAGAGCGGGTACACGGCGTCGATCGAGCCGGATCGTTTCGTACCGGGCGCCTACCAGCTGATCGTGGACGGCACCCCCCAGTCGCACGTGAACCCGGACGACCCGTCCCAGCTGTTCTTCGAGTACGTGCAGCGGATGGGCAACGTGATCGACCTGATCGGCGAGCCGGGTCAGCCCATCACCGCGGTGCACCTCGGGGCGGGCGCGCTCACGCTCCCCCGCTACGTCGCATACACCCGGCCGGGTTCGCGCCAGCAGGTCGTCGAGCTGGAGAGCAGGCTCGTGGACCTGGTGCGCGAGGAGCTGCCGCTCCCCCGGTACGCGCAGATCCGCGTGCGGCACGGCGACGCCCGCGAGGTGGTCGGCAAGCTCCCGACGGGACTGCGCGGCGCGGTCGACCTGCTGGTGATCGACATCTTCAGCGGGTCGCGCACCCCCGCGCACGTGACGAGCGTCGAGTTCTACCGGTCCGCGGTGTCGCTGCTGAAACCGGACGGGATCGTGCTGGTCAACGTGGCGGACGGCCCTCCGCTGTCGTTCGCCCGCAGCCAGGTGTCGACGCTCGGCGCCGTCGTCGGGAACGTCGCCGCGCTGGCGGAGACCCAGGTGCTGAAGGGACGCCGGTTCGGCAACGTCGTCCTGGTCGGCTCCGACTCGCCGCTGCCGCTGGAGTGGCTGCCGCGCCTGCTCGCGAGCGGACCGCATCCCGCCAAGGCGGTCGCTGGCGCCGAGCTGCGCACGTTCGCGGCGGGTGCGCCGATCGTCACGGATGCGACGAGCGTGCCGTCGCCGCCGCCCGCGCGCAGCATCTTCCAGTCGGGGACGCGCAGGGACTGA
- a CDS encoding PQQ-dependent sugar dehydrogenase, whose amino-acid sequence MTPDPSVVRGGGAVSRSPSAVVLALAAAVALAGCSAPAPTPTATATHTARPTPRPTATSPAVAAIPWQPSGETTVLETGLDAPWSVVPLPSGSALISLRDDGRVLERLPQGGTREAGTVPGVEHTGEGGLLGLAVQPVASPPYLYAYETTADDNRVVRMRLTGVPGSYALGAPEPVLAGIPRASNHDGGRIAFGPDGMLYITAGDASERSNAQDLESLGGKILRVTPEGKIPAGNPFPRSPVWSYGHRNPQGIGWDSHGTMWASEFGQDTWDELNIIEPGANYGWPEVEGVANDPAYRDPVAQWPTDEASPSGLAVVGDTIFLAALRGQRLWTAWSTGGAAPVTVRPFFVDEFGRLRDVVGRGDRLWLLTNNTDGRGDPRDGDDRLIEAPLVPAQDTRSPG is encoded by the coding sequence ATGACCCCCGACCCGTCCGTCGTCCGGGGAGGTGGTGCGGTGTCCCGGTCTCCGTCCGCCGTCGTGCTGGCGCTCGCCGCGGCCGTCGCGCTCGCCGGCTGCAGCGCCCCCGCGCCGACCCCGACCGCCACGGCGACGCACACCGCGAGGCCGACGCCGCGTCCCACCGCCACGTCGCCGGCGGTCGCGGCCATCCCGTGGCAGCCGAGCGGCGAGACGACCGTGCTGGAGACCGGCCTCGACGCGCCCTGGTCCGTCGTCCCGCTGCCCAGCGGCTCGGCGCTGATCAGCCTGCGCGACGACGGCCGGGTGCTCGAACGCCTCCCGCAGGGCGGCACGCGTGAGGCGGGCACGGTGCCGGGCGTGGAGCACACGGGGGAGGGCGGCCTGCTCGGACTCGCCGTCCAGCCGGTGGCCTCGCCGCCGTACCTCTACGCGTACGAGACCACCGCCGACGACAACCGCGTCGTGCGGATGCGGCTCACCGGCGTCCCCGGCAGCTACGCGCTCGGCGCCCCCGAGCCGGTGCTCGCCGGCATCCCGCGCGCATCCAATCACGACGGCGGACGGATCGCGTTCGGGCCGGACGGGATGCTGTACATCACGGCGGGTGACGCGTCCGAGCGCTCGAACGCCCAGGACCTCGAGTCGCTCGGCGGCAAGATCCTCCGCGTCACTCCCGAGGGGAAGATCCCGGCCGGCAACCCGTTCCCCCGCTCGCCGGTGTGGTCGTACGGCCACCGCAACCCGCAGGGCATCGGCTGGGACTCGCACGGCACGATGTGGGCGAGCGAGTTCGGCCAGGACACCTGGGACGAGCTGAACATCATCGAGCCGGGCGCGAACTACGGGTGGCCGGAGGTGGAGGGCGTCGCGAACGACCCCGCGTACCGGGATCCCGTGGCGCAGTGGCCGACCGACGAGGCCAGCCCCAGCGGGCTCGCGGTCGTCGGCGACACGATCTTCCTCGCCGCGCTGCGGGGCCAGCGGCTGTGGACCGCCTGGTCGACGGGCGGGGCGGCGCCGGTCACGGTGCGGCCCTTCTTCGTCGACGAGTTCGGCCGCCTGCGCGACGTGGTCGGGCGCGGCGACCGGCTCTGGCTGCTGACCAACAACACCGACGGCCGCGGCGATCCGCGCGACGGCGACGACAGGCTCATCGAGGCGCCGCTCGTCCCCGCGCAGGACACCCGGTCCCCCGGCTGA
- a CDS encoding SprT-like domain-containing protein has translation MAELDRVRRWAEALIALHLDPAVWSFDFDNAKTRAGLCNYTAKRITVSRYLAARYEDDDIHQILLHEVAHALAGSRAGHGPRWRAIALDLGYEGKRLHGGAIADDLAPWVGTCPNGHTHYRYRKPARALACGACSRRFDSANLIAWVHREVSPAQRRLAAAAAREAEQ, from the coding sequence ATGGCGGAGCTCGACCGCGTGCGGCGGTGGGCGGAGGCCCTCATCGCGTTGCATCTGGACCCGGCGGTGTGGTCGTTCGACTTCGACAACGCCAAGACCAGGGCGGGGCTGTGCAACTACACCGCCAAGCGCATCACGGTGTCGCGGTACCTTGCGGCGCGGTACGAGGACGACGACATCCACCAGATCCTGCTGCACGAGGTCGCGCACGCGCTCGCGGGATCCCGTGCAGGCCATGGGCCGCGCTGGCGGGCGATCGCCCTCGACCTCGGCTACGAGGGCAAGCGGCTGCACGGCGGCGCCATCGCCGACGACCTCGCGCCGTGGGTCGGCACCTGCCCGAACGGGCACACGCACTACCGCTACCGCAAGCCGGCGCGCGCGCTCGCGTGCGGAGCGTGCAGCAGGCGCTTCGACTCGGCGAACCTCATCGCGTGGGTGCACCGCGAGGTCTCGCCCGCGCAGCGCCGCCTCGCCGCCGCCGCGGCACGCGAGGCCGAGCAGTAG
- a CDS encoding 5-oxoprolinase subunit PxpA, producing MERSVDLNSDLGESFGAWGMGDDDAMLRLVTSANVACGFHAGDPSTMLRTCRTAAENGVSVGAHVSYRDLAGFGRRAMDVPAAELRDEVLYQLAALAGIARVAGTPVRYVKPHGALYNRIVADEEQAGAVVDAIAAFDPGLAVLGLSGSAVERAARSAGLRFVREAFVDRGYRADGALVPRSQPGAVLSDVEAIAERAVRMVAEGRVTAADGVDIPVEVDSLCVHGDTPGAVAMAAAVRRRLDAEGLRVEAFA from the coding sequence ATGGAGCGTTCCGTCGACCTCAACAGCGACCTCGGCGAGTCCTTCGGGGCCTGGGGGATGGGCGACGACGACGCCATGCTCCGGCTGGTGACGAGTGCCAACGTGGCGTGCGGGTTCCACGCCGGCGACCCGTCGACGATGCTCCGCACCTGCCGCACCGCGGCGGAGAACGGCGTGAGCGTCGGCGCGCACGTCTCCTACCGCGACCTCGCCGGGTTCGGCCGCAGGGCGATGGACGTCCCGGCTGCCGAGCTGCGCGACGAAGTGCTCTATCAGCTGGCCGCCCTGGCGGGGATCGCCCGGGTCGCGGGCACACCGGTCCGCTACGTCAAGCCGCACGGCGCGCTCTACAACCGCATCGTCGCCGACGAGGAGCAGGCCGGCGCCGTGGTGGATGCGATCGCCGCCTTCGATCCGGGACTCGCCGTCCTCGGGCTGTCGGGCTCCGCCGTCGAGCGCGCCGCGCGCTCCGCGGGACTCCGGTTCGTGCGCGAGGCGTTCGTCGATCGCGGCTACCGCGCCGACGGGGCGCTGGTGCCGCGCTCTCAGCCCGGCGCCGTGCTCTCCGACGTGGAGGCGATCGCCGAGCGCGCCGTGCGGATGGTCGCCGAGGGCCGTGTGACGGCGGCGGACGGCGTCGACATCCCGGTCGAGGTCGACTCCCTCTGCGTCCATGGCGACACCCCGGGCGCCGTCGCGATGGCGGCCGCGGTGCGGCGCCGGCTGGACGCGGAGGGGCTGCGCGTGGAGGCGTTCGCGTGA
- the pxpB gene encoding 5-oxoprolinase subunit PxpB, with protein MSRRILPSGDRALVVELDGLDEVLALYRALDASRPPGVVDLVPAARTIGVTVDPRVLPLSAAHGWLERTEPAGGAEQAAEVVTVPVRYDGDDLAEVATLLGVGPREVVALHTGSLWRVAFGGFAPGFAYLVTDHDRLRVPRRATPRTRVPAGSVGLAGEFSGVYPRSSPGGWQLIGRTEAVLWDAAADPPALLRPGMAVRFEEQR; from the coding sequence GTGAGCCGCCGCATCCTGCCCTCCGGCGACCGCGCGCTCGTGGTGGAGCTCGACGGCCTAGACGAGGTGCTCGCGCTCTACCGCGCCCTCGACGCCTCCCGACCACCGGGCGTCGTCGACCTCGTGCCCGCGGCGCGCACGATCGGTGTCACCGTCGATCCGCGGGTGCTTCCGCTCAGCGCCGCGCACGGCTGGCTGGAGCGGACGGAGCCGGCGGGCGGGGCCGAGCAGGCAGCCGAGGTCGTGACCGTCCCCGTCCGGTACGACGGCGACGACCTGGCGGAGGTGGCCACCCTGCTCGGCGTCGGTCCTCGCGAGGTCGTCGCCCTGCACACCGGCTCGCTCTGGCGGGTCGCGTTCGGCGGGTTCGCGCCCGGCTTCGCCTACCTGGTCACCGATCACGACCGGTTGCGGGTGCCGCGGCGGGCGACGCCGCGCACACGGGTGCCGGCGGGGTCCGTCGGGCTCGCCGGCGAGTTCAGCGGCGTCTACCCGCGGTCGAGTCCGGGCGGCTGGCAGCTCATCGGCCGGACGGAGGCTGTGCTGTGGGATGCCGCGGCCGACCCGCCCGCGCTGCTGCGCCCGGGCATGGCCGTCCGGTTCGAGGAGCAGCGGTGA
- a CDS encoding GNAT family protein produces MTAAVRLSPDAVLEGATVRLRALTRDDLPDLFDAIGHPEVFAGGWGGGPAAYRDTYEEWHAFILRYLAWKTGNVTAVLLRDGDRLVGTTTLGDFDLANGSAHIGWTAYAPEVWGTRVNAETKRLLLGAAFDNGFERVKLQADVLNERSRAAILRLGARFEGVLRHTQPRADGSWRDTAVYSILREEWPAVRDALDERLAAASA; encoded by the coding sequence ATGACCGCCGCCGTCCGCCTCTCCCCCGACGCCGTCCTCGAAGGCGCGACGGTGCGCCTGCGCGCCCTCACCAGGGACGACCTGCCCGATCTGTTCGACGCGATCGGTCACCCCGAGGTCTTCGCCGGCGGCTGGGGAGGCGGCCCCGCCGCCTACCGCGACACCTACGAGGAGTGGCACGCGTTCATCCTGCGCTACCTCGCCTGGAAGACCGGCAACGTGACAGCGGTGCTGCTGCGCGACGGCGACCGCCTCGTCGGCACCACCACGCTCGGCGACTTCGACCTTGCGAACGGCTCTGCGCACATCGGCTGGACCGCCTACGCGCCCGAGGTGTGGGGGACGCGCGTGAACGCGGAGACGAAGCGCCTGCTCCTCGGCGCCGCGTTCGACAACGGCTTCGAGCGGGTGAAGCTGCAGGCGGACGTGCTCAACGAGCGGTCGCGCGCGGCCATCCTCCGGCTCGGCGCGAGATTCGAGGGCGTGCTGCGGCACACCCAGCCGCGCGCCGACGGCAGCTGGCGGGACACGGCGGTGTACTCCATCCTGCGCGAGGAGTGGCCGGCGGTGCGGGACGCCCTGGACGAGCGCCTCGCGGCCGCCTCGGCCTGA
- a CDS encoding biotin-dependent carboxyltransferase family protein, whose product MSRHARLRIVQPGPLALVEDLGRPGLAAVGVGVSGALDRGALRLANRLVGNDEDLAGLELLVGGFEARLDGDAPVWFAVTGAPGAVLLDGRPVDAFAAVRAEPGQTILIAPAVSGVRRVLAVRGGIDVDAVLGSRSRDTLSGIGPEPLSAGDVLPVGPAPVTGVPALDFLPVVAAPDGSGGPVEVRAHRGPRADWFTDTALEVFFAVPWRVSAQTDRVGARLDPPRIPAHAAGVHPHATPLLERAVTAELPSEPMVAGSVQVSPDGRPTVLLADHPVTGGYPVIAVVADADLDRFAQLRPGDAVLFRHA is encoded by the coding sequence GTGAGCCGGCACGCGCGCCTCCGCATCGTCCAGCCCGGTCCGCTCGCGCTGGTCGAGGACCTGGGCCGTCCCGGTCTCGCCGCCGTCGGCGTCGGCGTCTCCGGTGCCCTCGACCGCGGCGCCCTCCGGCTCGCGAACCGGCTGGTCGGCAACGACGAGGACCTCGCCGGGCTCGAGCTGCTCGTCGGCGGCTTCGAGGCGAGGCTGGACGGAGACGCCCCGGTCTGGTTCGCCGTGACCGGAGCGCCGGGCGCCGTGCTGCTCGATGGCCGTCCGGTGGACGCGTTCGCGGCCGTCCGTGCGGAACCCGGCCAGACCATCCTGATCGCCCCCGCGGTGTCCGGGGTGCGCCGCGTCCTCGCCGTCCGCGGCGGCATCGACGTGGATGCGGTGCTCGGCTCCCGCTCCCGCGACACCCTCTCCGGCATCGGGCCGGAACCGCTCTCCGCCGGCGACGTGCTGCCGGTCGGGCCGGCGCCCGTCACCGGCGTCCCCGCGCTCGACTTCCTGCCGGTGGTCGCCGCGCCGGACGGCTCAGGCGGCCCCGTCGAGGTCCGCGCCCACCGCGGGCCGCGCGCCGACTGGTTCACGGACACGGCGCTGGAGGTCTTCTTCGCCGTCCCGTGGCGGGTGAGCGCGCAGACGGACCGCGTCGGCGCCCGGCTCGACCCGCCGCGCATCCCCGCCCACGCCGCCGGCGTTCACCCGCACGCGACGCCCCTGCTGGAGCGCGCCGTGACCGCCGAACTCCCGAGCGAGCCGATGGTGGCGGGGTCGGTGCAGGTGTCGCCGGACGGGCGTCCGACCGTGCTGCTCGCCGACCATCCCGTGACCGGCGGTTATCCGGTGATCGCGGTCGTCGCCGACGCCGACCTCGACCGGTTCGCGCAGCTCCGCCCGGGGGACGCGGTGCTCTTCCGGCACGCCTGA
- a CDS encoding histidine kinase → MDSLNRPGALGLALNLVGAVVVAWSLVSTHTAHRPVWVLVVSLAAVVAWAARGVCAIAGLLRTGTALALVAALGGSLTAAGTDGIAVVPAAIAVLILLGDVAFPLGAGAGVVIVSVALIPIGAVPFGTSAPALLAEMGGIVLGGFAGLSRRQFRRAEAQAAQLREREAAIREEAARIAIARDLHDVLAHSLGGLVIQLDAVDALLEAGDTGAARERVVAARGLAAGGLSEARRAVAALREPNAGGAAVDPPAFTASMEDLVAAHRSLGGEARVVVAGRPRTLTADQATALQRALQEALSNARKHAPGQPVRARLDWENDRVRLTVSTPLGDAARSDLAATGGGHGIEGMRERFAALPLGGVATAGVDGDAFTVTAEARLA, encoded by the coding sequence GTGGACTCTCTGAACCGGCCGGGCGCCCTCGGCCTCGCGCTGAACCTCGTCGGCGCCGTGGTCGTCGCCTGGTCGTTGGTGAGCACCCACACCGCGCATCGCCCGGTGTGGGTGCTCGTCGTCTCCCTGGCCGCGGTCGTCGCGTGGGCGGCGCGCGGCGTGTGCGCGATCGCCGGTCTGCTCAGGACGGGAACCGCCCTGGCCCTCGTGGCCGCTCTCGGCGGCAGCCTGACCGCCGCGGGAACCGACGGCATCGCGGTGGTCCCCGCGGCGATCGCCGTCCTCATCCTGTTGGGCGACGTCGCCTTCCCGCTCGGGGCGGGCGCGGGCGTCGTGATCGTCTCCGTCGCCCTCATCCCGATCGGCGCGGTCCCGTTCGGGACCAGCGCGCCCGCGCTGCTGGCGGAGATGGGCGGCATCGTCCTCGGCGGGTTCGCCGGCCTCAGCCGGCGGCAGTTCCGCCGGGCGGAGGCGCAGGCCGCGCAATTGCGGGAGAGGGAGGCGGCCATCCGGGAGGAGGCGGCGCGCATCGCCATCGCCCGCGACCTCCACGACGTGCTCGCGCACAGCCTCGGCGGCCTGGTCATCCAGCTGGACGCGGTGGATGCGCTGCTCGAGGCGGGAGACACGGGCGCGGCCCGGGAGCGCGTCGTCGCCGCGCGCGGACTCGCGGCGGGCGGCCTCTCCGAGGCGCGCCGCGCGGTGGCCGCGCTCCGGGAGCCCAACGCAGGCGGGGCGGCCGTCGATCCTCCCGCGTTCACCGCGTCGATGGAGGATCTCGTCGCCGCGCACCGCTCGCTCGGCGGTGAGGCGCGCGTGGTCGTCGCCGGCCGGCCGCGCACCCTCACGGCCGACCAGGCGACCGCGCTGCAGCGCGCGCTGCAGGAGGCGCTGAGCAACGCCCGCAAGCACGCGCCGGGACAGCCGGTCCGCGCCCGGCTGGACTGGGAGAATGACCGGGTGCGCCTCACCGTCTCGACCCCGCTCGGGGATGCAGCGCGCTCCGACCTGGCCGCGACCGGCGGCGGCCACGGCATCGAGGGGATGCGCGAGCGCTTCGCCGCCCTCCCGCTCGGCGGCGTCGCGACCGCCGGTGTGGACGGCGACGCCTTCACCGTGACCGCAGAGGCGAGGCTCGCGTGA